Within the Verrucomicrobiota bacterium genome, the region GCGTGCCTCGCGCCATCAATTCAGTGTCGGTTGCCAGTCACACGGCGCCACAGCGGAAAGATAAAATCATCCGCAGAACACGCAGAAGAACGCAGAAAAGAGGAAACATCCACAGATTACACAGATTGACACAGATGAAGAGGACCCGGCGGCAATGCTAAGCTTGACACTCGCACCCACCCCCATGCTGCCACTCCGAACTCCGAACTTTTTCCCCTTCTTCCCGCCGTGGTCGCCGTGGTCCGCCGTGTTCGCCGTGTGAACTCTTACGCTGCGGTCCCCGTGTGACCGTGTGAACTCTTACGTTGTGCCCGCCAAACCCGCCGTGCCCGCCGTGTGATCAAGCGTCTGCATCGAACGCTTCGGGGAAGAAATGCGCGAACGCTTCCATGACCCCATAGCCGTGGGCACCTTCGGCCACGTACCCTTCGCCTGAGCTGACCATGTTTTTCACTTCCGTGACGCTGTTGGCCGGGCACGCCAGCCAGTGCGCGCAATTTCGTCTGAGCATCGGCAGGTCATTGAAATTATCACCCGCTGCAAACGTTTCCCCGGGGTTGATCGTGAGCACCCGTTGCAGTTCGTTGAGGACGCTGCCTTTGTCGTAGGCACGGTGGCAAAACCGGAGGTAGATGTTGTTGCGCTGGCTTGAAAAATCCGGGCAGCACACCTGCCGGCAGGCGATAAACTCCTGGACGCGGTCCATCTCCTCATTCGTCTTGGCTATCACCCCGACCAACAATCCGTCCTCGTAGTATGGCCGCGCCTCCGTGTCGCGCTCCAGGAAACGACGAATCTCGTCGAGGAGGGGTGTCGTCTTGCGAAAAAGGTCAGCGTGAGCGCGGTGGCACCGCTCGTTCCAGTCGCCGACGTCCACCCACTGCCGCCCTTCCCACCGGTATACCTCGCGCTCGGCCGTCAACGCATAATCCGGCACGAACGGAAAAATCCGCATTGCCTGGTCAACCAGCGGCACCGTACGGCCGGTATTCAGGGCTATAAGTACGCCCCGCTGGCGGAGGCATTCCAGGCTCGGGATCAGCCCGGAAGCGATTTCCGGTTGGGTTCCGTTCCATGGCCCGATCAGGGTGCCATCAAAATCGAGGCTCAGCAGTTTCAAACCGTTCATGTTTTTTCAGGCTCGCCATCCCGGAAGGGGATACGCCCGCCGGTCGCCGGTCAGCCGTTCGTTACCGGGGCGACAGGCCCGAGACTGCATCAAAGATTCCATTGACGATTGAATACGCGATCAGGCCGACCATGCCGGCCATCACGAAAATAATCACGGGCTGAACCAGGGCGGTAAGCCGTTGGATACGGAGATTCAGCTCTTTATCGTAACGGCGGCCGACCTTATCGAGGGCCTTGGCCAGGTCGCCCGTTTGCTCGCCCACGGTCACCATATCGATAAACAGCGGCGGAAAACTGCCGATCCGCTGGAGCGCGCGCGAGAGCGAACCACCCTCACCGACGATCTCGACGACCTGATTCATCTGCTTGCGCAGGTACAGGTTCCCGGTGGCGTTGTTCATCAACCGCAACGCGGTCAGCAGCGGAATCCCGTTTGCGATCAGGTTGGCCATGGTTTGGGAAAACTGGGTGTAGAAACGGCCTTTCAGCACGGCGCCGAACAGCGGAAGCTGCAACTGCACCCGGTGCCACCAGGCTTTGCCCGGCGTGGTATGGATAAAGCGGTAAAAGCCGACGATGACGGCCACCGCGCCGCCGAGCATCGCCCACCAGTACTGCGAAAAAAATGCGCTCGTCTGGATCAGCAGTCGTGTGACCAGCGGCAGCTCTTTACCCGTTTTCTCAAACAGGGTCGTCAATTGCGGCACGAGGTAAGTCATGAACAGAAAAATCAGGCCGACGCCCAGGACAAAGATAAGGCCCGGGTAAATCAACGCTGAGACCACCTTTTTCTGCAGGTCATCAATCGTGACCAAAAAATTGGCTTGCCGTTTGAGTAACTGCGGCAGGGAGCCGCTGATCTCCCCGGCCGCGACGAGGTTGCAATAAAGGTCGCCGAAGTTCGGCGAGACCTGCCGCAAGGCATGGGAAAGGCTGCTCCCCTCACGAACCTGGTGCCGCAATGCCGCCGCCACATTCTTGATGCTGGAGAGCTCCTTCCGATTTTCCATTACCCGGAGGGCAGGCTCCAGTTGCAGGCCGGCGTCCAGCAGGTCACTCATTTCTTCCGTAAACAAGATGATCTGGCCCCGCGACAACCGGATGCCGCGCACGGGGGCCGCCGCGGCGGGCTTTTGGTCGGGTACGGGTCTGGCCGCGGACCGGGGCACGGTCGCCGTTGCGGTTGCGCTTGCCCTTGCCCTTGCGCTTGCGGCTGATTCACCCAATTCCAGGCGGACGGGCTGGAGCCGTTGGCGGTCCAGCTTACGAAAAGCATCGGACCGATCTTTGGCTTCGACCTCGCCGGCGAGGCGACGCCCGTCGTGACTCATCGCGATATAATGAAAAACGGCCATGGCCTGAAAACCCTATTCATCCACCATTTCCAGGTCGGCAGCCGTCACCCGGACCACTTCCTCCACAGTGGTAAGACCGACAATCGCCTTTGACCACCCGTATGGCCGCAGCGGCACCATGCCTTCCTCGATGGCGACCTGCCGCAGCACCGAAGCCGGCCGGTTCTGTGTAATCAAATCCTGCATCTGCTGGGAAACGACGCAAATCTCAAAGATGGCGGCCCGGCCTTCATAACCGGTGTGACGGCAATGCTCGCAGCCGACGGCGCCCAGCAGTTTGCCGGCGTGCTCCACCGGGAACCCGATCTGCCGGAGGTAACCGGGAGAATGTTCCACCGGCTTTTTACAACGGCTGCAGAGGACGCGGACCAAACGCTGGGCGATAAAGGCGCGTACCGAATTCGCCACCAAAAAGGGCTCTATGCCCATATCGACCAAGCGGGTAATGCCGCCGATCGCATCGTTCGTGTGCAAGGTGCTGAATACCAGGTGACCGGTGAGCGCACCGCGAATGGCGATCTCAGCGGTCTCGCGGTCACGCATTTCCCCCACCATGATGACGTTCGGATCGCCGCGAAGAATGCTGCGCAGCCCATTGGCAAACGTCAGGTCGATTTCCGGTTTTACCGCGATCTGGATGACGCCCGGCAGTTTGTACTCTACGGGATCCTCAATCGTAACGATGCGGCGTTCCTTTGTGTTAAGGCTGGCGAGGAACGTATACAGCGAAGTGCTCTTGCCGCACCCGGTCGGCCCGGTCAGCAGGATAATCCCATTCGGCATCGCCAGCAGGCTGCGGATGCGCGCCTGGGCTTCGGCATCCAGGCCGAGCCGGTCGAAAGTAAACCGTTCCTGGCCGAGAAGACGCAAGCTGACGCTCTCACCGGCCACCGAGGGAATCGTGGCGACGCGAACATCGATCGGTTTGCCTTCCAATTCCAGGTTGATACGCCCGTCCTGGGGCAAACGGCGCTCGGCAATGTCCAGGTGCGCCATGATTTTAAGTCGCGATATCACCGACGCCTGCAGAACCTTGATGTTGGGCGGCACGGGAACTTCGTGCAGCACGCCGTCAATCCGGTACCGGATCCGGAGTTCGTCGGCCAAGGGTTCGACGTGGATATCGGTCGCGCGCTGATCGAGAGCTTCGCGCAGAATCTGGTTAACGAATTTGACGACCGATGCTTCCGAGTCTTCGAGGTCAAGGACGTTGGTTTCCTGTCTGACCTCCGAGCCGTCGTCTTCAACGGTTCTGCCCTCCAGGAGCGCCTCGAACGTTTCCGCGCCGACGCCGTACCCCTGCCGTAACGCCTGTAAAAGCTGGGTGCGGGTCGCCATCACGTAAAAAATCCGTTCCGGCAACGTGGAAGCGAGCGTCTGCCGGGCCAGCAAATCAAACGGGTCGTAGATGGCAATCCAGATGCCGTCGTCGTTGAGCTGGAGCGGCACGACGTGATGGCGAAGGGCGATTCTGGCCGGGACCTTCTCGCGAAGGGGTGCGGCCACCGTCGTGATCGGCTCGTTCCACCACGGAATTTCGAGCCAGTTGGCTAATCCGCGGAGAAACTCCTGTTCGTCGACGAGCCTGCTGTCGAGGATCGTGCGTATAAATGATTTCTGGTCCTCAGACGCCTCCTGGGTCACCTCGCGAAAACGAGCGGAATCCGTACAGTGGCTGACTTGAGCGATTTCTGAGAGCGATTCAAGTAAAGGCATGCCGAAAAGCGGCTCAAGATTAGTCCACCTCGCGACGGAGCGCAATGCGGCACAGGCGGCCTCACGCGGGAACGAGGCCTCACGCGCGGCCCGCGGCGGCATACAAGGCGCGACGCATTTCGGCTTCCGGCACCGGTTCTCCAAACCAATGGCGGAACGCGGCCGCTCCCTGGTAAAGCAGCATGGCGAGCCCATCAGCGGCAACGGTCCCGCGGCTGCGGGCCCAGGCTACCACGGGCGTCGGGTCACGCCGGTAGACCATATCGAAAACGCGGTGATCGCTCTGCAGCCAGCCCGGGTCCCACCCCAGCGGGGCTCCGTCAAGCCCGAGTGAAGAAGCGTTGATCAGCAGGCGTGATTCCGCCACCGCCCGCGGCAACCCGTCCCAGCCGTGGAGCCGGAGGTTGGTCAGGCCGGCGAGCGCAGCCCGCAGCGGTTCCAGTTTCTCAGGGGTCCGATTCACCAGGACCAGCTCGGGTACGCCGATTCGCGCCAGGTACCGTGCCGCAGAGCTGCCGGCACCGCCCCCTGCACCGATGATGGTGACAGGCGCCAGGTTCCAGCCCGCCCCGAACGCCTCATCCAGAGCGCGATGCAGGCCGGCGCTGTCAGTATTGAACCCCGCCAGCCTTCCCTGACGGCAAACCACAGTGTTGATGGCGTTAAGCCATCGCGCCTCCGCATCGATCTCGTCGACCAGGTTCACCGCCGCGAGCTTAAGCGGCAGCGTCAGATTCCAACCAAGAAACCGGTCGTGCAAATACCGGAAGGCTTCCGCCAGCTCCGTTTCACTCACCCGCAGACGGCCGTACCGGTGAGCCAGACCCCGCGCGGCGAGCGCAGCATCGTGCATTACAGGGGAAAGCGAATGCGCAATCGGGTCACCCAGGACGGCCAGGCTCGTCCCGGGTTCCAGCGAACGGACCTGTTCCAAGAACCTGTTCAAGCCTGCGCTCCGCAAAATCGCCGGATGGTGCGCTCCAGCCTCGAGAGGACCCGGTCACGCCCGAGGACCTCAAGCATATGGTACAGGCTTGGGCCGATGGTTCGCCCGCTGACGGCAACCCGGGCCGGGTGGATGAACTCCGCCGCTTTGAGCCCGGCCGTGGCCGCCACACGTCTCAGGCCGGTTTCGAGGGCGTCAGCGCTCCAGTCCGGCGTTTGCCGGAAGGCGTCAGCCAGTTGCGCCAGACGGTCCAGGGCACCGGGTTTCCCCAATACCTTGGTCACGGCCGCCGGGTCGTAAGGGTAAGCGTCCATAAAAAAGTAATCCACCCATTCCGGAACTTCGCGGAACAGCTTGACCCGTTCCCGAACCAGGGCAAGCACCTGAAGGAGATAATCTTTGTCCGGCGTCTTGATGTTCGCACCGGCGAGAAACGGCCGGCTGAGCTCGCAGAAACGCTCCAGGGACATCTGGTGCACGTACTGGCCGTTGAGCCAAAGACATTTGTTCAGGTCAAAGGCCGCATTGCGCCGGTTGACCTTGCCCAGGTCGAAGAGGGCAATGACTTCGTCGATCGGGAGCATTTCCCGGTCATCCTTGGGAGACCAACCAAGCAGACAAAGGTAATTGCGCACCGCCTCGGGCGCGTAGCCCTGTGCGATGTAGCTGCCCACGCTTGCCCCTTCGTCGCGCTTGCTCATCTTCGAGCCGTCCTGGTTGAGGATCAACGGGAGATGCGCGAACCGTGGCGGCTCGTGCTCAAAGGCATGGTAAAGCTCGATGTGTTTGGCGGTGTTGCTGAGGTGGTCTTCGCCCCGGATCACGTGTGAAATCCGCATCTCAAGGTCGTCGACCACATTCGCAAAATGAAAAATCCAGGAGCCGTCCGGCCGCCGGATGGTCATGTCCGGCTCCTGACTGCGGTCGAATTCGATCCGGCCGCAAATCTCGTCCTCGACGACCACCGGCCGGCGCGGA harbors:
- a CDS encoding HAD hydrolase family protein, whose product is MNGLKLLSLDFDGTLIGPWNGTQPEIASGLIPSLECLRQRGVLIALNTGRTVPLVDQAMRIFPFVPDYALTAEREVYRWEGRQWVDVGDWNERCHRAHADLFRKTTPLLDEIRRFLERDTEARPYYEDGLLVGVIAKTNEEMDRVQEFIACRQVCCPDFSSQRNNIYLRFCHRAYDKGSVLNELQRVLTINPGETFAAGDNFNDLPMLRRNCAHWLACPANSVTEVKNMVSSGEGYVAEGAHGYGVMEAFAHFFPEAFDADA
- a CDS encoding type II secretion system F family protein, translated to MAVFHYIAMSHDGRRLAGEVEAKDRSDAFRKLDRQRLQPVRLELGESAASARARASATATATVPRSAARPVPDQKPAAAAPVRGIRLSRGQIILFTEEMSDLLDAGLQLEPALRVMENRKELSSIKNVAAALRHQVREGSSLSHALRQVSPNFGDLYCNLVAAGEISGSLPQLLKRQANFLVTIDDLQKKVVSALIYPGLIFVLGVGLIFLFMTYLVPQLTTLFEKTGKELPLVTRLLIQTSAFFSQYWWAMLGGAVAVIVGFYRFIHTTPGKAWWHRVQLQLPLFGAVLKGRFYTQFSQTMANLIANGIPLLTALRLMNNATGNLYLRKQMNQVVEIVGEGGSLSRALQRIGSFPPLFIDMVTVGEQTGDLAKALDKVGRRYDKELNLRIQRLTALVQPVIIFVMAGMVGLIAYSIVNGIFDAVSGLSPR
- a CDS encoding type II/IV secretion system protein codes for the protein MPLLESLSEIAQVSHCTDSARFREVTQEASEDQKSFIRTILDSRLVDEQEFLRGLANWLEIPWWNEPITTVAAPLREKVPARIALRHHVVPLQLNDDGIWIAIYDPFDLLARQTLASTLPERIFYVMATRTQLLQALRQGYGVGAETFEALLEGRTVEDDGSEVRQETNVLDLEDSEASVVKFVNQILREALDQRATDIHVEPLADELRIRYRIDGVLHEVPVPPNIKVLQASVISRLKIMAHLDIAERRLPQDGRINLELEGKPIDVRVATIPSVAGESVSLRLLGQERFTFDRLGLDAEAQARIRSLLAMPNGIILLTGPTGCGKSTSLYTFLASLNTKERRIVTIEDPVEYKLPGVIQIAVKPEIDLTFANGLRSILRGDPNVIMVGEMRDRETAEIAIRGALTGHLVFSTLHTNDAIGGITRLVDMGIEPFLVANSVRAFIAQRLVRVLCSRCKKPVEHSPGYLRQIGFPVEHAGKLLGAVGCEHCRHTGYEGRAAIFEICVVSQQMQDLITQNRPASVLRQVAIEEGMVPLRPYGWSKAIVGLTTVEEVVRVTAADLEMVDE
- a CDS encoding shikimate dehydrogenase, with translation MNRFLEQVRSLEPGTSLAVLGDPIAHSLSPVMHDAALAARGLAHRYGRLRVSETELAEAFRYLHDRFLGWNLTLPLKLAAVNLVDEIDAEARWLNAINTVVCRQGRLAGFNTDSAGLHRALDEAFGAGWNLAPVTIIGAGGGAGSSAARYLARIGVPELVLVNRTPEKLEPLRAALAGLTNLRLHGWDGLPRAVAESRLLINASSLGLDGAPLGWDPGWLQSDHRVFDMVYRRDPTPVVAWARSRGTVAADGLAMLLYQGAAAFRHWFGEPVPEAEMRRALYAAAGRA
- the gltX gene encoding glutamate--tRNA ligase; the protein is MSRPVRVRFAPSPTGYLHVGGARTALFNWLFARHTGGAFVLRIEDTDKSREKEAAVQIIYDGLRWLGLEWDEGGDKGGPFGPYHQTERNDVYHRYLKVLEQKGLTYEDAGAVRFRSPRRPVVVEDEICGRIEFDRSQEPDMTIRRPDGSWIFHFANVVDDLEMRISHVIRGEDHLSNTAKHIELYHAFEHEPPRFAHLPLILNQDGSKMSKRDEGASVGSYIAQGYAPEAVRNYLCLLGWSPKDDREMLPIDEVIALFDLGKVNRRNAAFDLNKCLWLNGQYVHQMSLERFCELSRPFLAGANIKTPDKDYLLQVLALVRERVKLFREVPEWVDYFFMDAYPYDPAAVTKVLGKPGALDRLAQLADAFRQTPDWSADALETGLRRVAATAGLKAAEFIHPARVAVSGRTIGPSLYHMLEVLGRDRVLSRLERTIRRFCGAQA